The following proteins come from a genomic window of Eleginops maclovinus isolate JMC-PN-2008 ecotype Puerto Natales chromosome 8, JC_Emac_rtc_rv5, whole genome shotgun sequence:
- the LOC134868932 gene encoding alpha-synuclein-like, whose amino-acid sequence MDALLKGFSKAKDGVVAAAEKTKQGVTGAAEMTKDGVMFVGNKTKDGVTTAVSGVSQVGGAMVTGVTAVAHKTVEGAGNIAAATGLVKKDPAKQSDEALAVQDMAESPVDIEPADATEDDDD is encoded by the exons ATGGACGCTTTATTGAAGGGTTTCTCTAAAGCCAAGGATGGGGTCGTGGCGGCGGCGGAGAAAACCAAGCAGGGAGTGACTGGAGCAGCCGAGATGACGAAAGATGGGGTTATGTTTGTTG GTAACAAAACAAAGGATGGAGTCACAACAG ctgtgTCTGGAGTGTCTCAGGTGGGTGGAGCCATGGTTACTGGGGTAACCGCTGTGGCCCACAAAACTGTAGAGGGTGCAGGCAACATTGCTGCTGCCACCGGATTGGTCAAGAAGGATCCTGCCAAACAA AGTGACGAAGCATTAGCAGTACAGGACATGGCAGAGTCACCGGTTGATATTGAGCCCGCTGATGCTACGGAG GATGACGATGACTGA